The DNA window CGGCGCTCCAGAAACTAGAAGAGGCCGAGAAAGCAGCGGATGAGAGCGAGAGGtccaaacaaacacatgcatctGTGCACATTATTATTCAACTACTGGTGTGCATCAGTTGCACAATAAAAATCATGCATCATGAAATTGTTCACTAAGAACTGCTGTCATGAAATGCATAACAAATCAtgcatttctttgttgttgttgtttttgtttttttgcatccaGAGGAATAAAGGTGATTGAGAATCGTGCGATAAAAGATGAGGAGAAAATGGAAATTCAGGAAATACAGCTCAAAGAAGCCCAACACATCGCTGAGGAGGCCGACCGCAAATATGAagaggtcagacacacacacacacacacacactcttcaaacGGTTTGAGTCGGGAGTGGATCTGTGGACGTcctctgtgtgtttgcaggtcGCTCGGAAGCTGGTGATTCTGGAGACTGAACTGGAAAGAGCAGAAGAGAGAGCAGGGATTGCAGAACTGTTAGTACACATCTTTAACTAACACACAGGCAGATTCAGTTAACCACAACACGACTTGCTGACCTACACTGAAAAAACAAATGGGTTTGCTTTGAAACTGTTTTCCCAGGAAGCCCGCTTCAGCCACCGAATAAACAATTGTGCAATTGTGAGAAAtttaaaaaagtcagattttagattttacaattctgacttttttgtgagttataaagtcaggaCTGATTTTtttagtatgttttacaagaaaattgtattttaggCTTTCTACTTCCTGCTTAATTCAATGTGAATTTACCAGCAGCTTGTGAGTAAAAATTATGGAAGTTTGTTTCtgcccatgaaaaaaaaaaaaaaaaatgattgcgacttaatctcacaattttgatttttgcattaaataaactcatgaacattttttttttggaattgcgAGACAAATTTGTAGCTGCTAGTTATAAAATCAGCATTGTTTGATATAAAatcgcaattgcgagaaaaagccATAATTGCGAGAAAAAGTCTGATTTGTTCATATCCCACAATTCTcgaaattcagacttttttcctcGCAATTCCAACATTTTGCTTGCAATTGTGATTTTACTGTATATCAAGCAATTCTGACTGAGTTTATAACTCGCAAATACAAGTTTAATTTTGAGAAAAAGGCAAGATTGCGAGTTTatttcatgcaattctgagaaatgtaaactcacaattacgaaaaaaatattttttttttcaggggtggaaacaagcttccgaTATTTTTTACTCAGAAACTTGCTTTTTTCTTAAGGGTTCTTTAGGAAACCAAAAACAGTTCTTCTTTAGCATCCCTCCAAAAACACCCTTTTAgagtctttatttttaagagtctacCAATTTTTATCTATGCTTTTACAGTAAAGGAGGAGACCTGGAGGAAGAACTGAAAAACGTAACCAACAACCTCAAGTCTTTAGAAGCTCAATCAGATAAGGTAAGTCAGCTGACCAATGACTCATAATACCACAGAGCAGAACAAAATTCTgtgtaaattattcataatgcATTCTGATCTGAGCTGTTGCATTGAATTGAATATGATGATTCATGAATGATGATTTACAAATGAATAATTTGCACAGAAACTTTCTCATGAATGAGGCTATTTTATTGATTATATAGCGTTAAGCTCATAAATcacactgtttatttatttttttattaaattattacctTGTCTATTCAGTTTTAGTAGTATTTTTATTGCTGGgtcaataaaatgcatttcttttcaaTGCATTTCAGTACTTTTACAATTTGCGAAAACTTCCACTTGATTGATCCAGGGTTAAATCTGAGACCTGAAgaaaaaccagttgagaaccagtGGTCTGATTAACCCTTTGCTTGTTTTCTGTCTGCAGTATTCAGAGAAAGAGGATAAGTATGAAGAGGAGATCAAAGTTCTCACTGATAGACTGAAAGAGGTGAGTGTTTAACCTAAACCAGCGGTGCATTCTCACAGTTTTGCATGCAAGTCTCTCTTTCGTAGGCCAGATGCATGCCGTTCTCTGACCTTTCACATCTTTGCTCTCTGCATTTCCCCCTGTAGGCCGAGACTCGTGCTGAGTTTGCAGAAAGGAGTGTGAACAAGCTGGAAAAGACCATCGATGAACTCGAAGGTAAGCTGTGATTCAGTCCTGAGGAATTCCAGCTGACGACGTCACCAAAACCATCAGCTGAATGAACCTTTGTATCCTCTGACCACATGCTGGCTTTATTTCTCTTTTCATTGTACTGAGAGAACAAAGCTAGCGGTGTAATCCTGTTCCACCTGTTCAACTCGTCTTCTTAAACAGTTCTTGCAAACACCTGGAGAAGATGAACTGAAGCTGAATTGAACTTGTTTTATAATGGATGTACTTTGAAAAATTGACTGCTATTGAAATTGAAAACAGTAAACTAAATTTAGCTGCATAATGACAGTGATATCTCCTGTAGAGCTCTTTATAGCTGAAATGACAAGgaatctaactctctctctctctacatatatataaacaattccTGCAATATATTCATATGCatgcaaatatatgcatttaataaaaaaaatgtatgttgaaatcatgtttacatttatgcattatatCCAAAGCAATGCACAAAAGaggaataataatattttaaatgtgcatttttttacatcaacaatttgtttaaaaaaacacctatattatgaattaaacatttaagcGCTTATTGTATTTCTGTCTTTAAAAAGTTTTCTGCATTATCTGATTGGAGGCAAAATGCATGGGATTTTACATCCATAACCCAGCTGTTGTTTATAGTTTTCTGGTTTAAAGCCCGGAATGGACAGGCTTGTTATGCAACCAACACTTTAGAGAAACATGTTTAGTAAAGTGTCACAGATGTTCGCAGTCAGCTATTGTGTCTTTTTAAATCATTGTGCTGCATGGTTTATTTCAGAGGATGTGGCTGAGGCAAAACAGCAGAACCTGGAGATGCATCAAGTCCtggatcaaacgcttcaggagcTCAATAGCTTGTGAGCAAACAAGAAGAAATCCATGAAGAACATGCCAGAATTTCTCATTCATTCCAGCAGTGTTTTATGTTTAGCTTTTCATGTTTTGTATGTTGTAAGTTATGCTATTTCcatccatattatatatatattctatattttggTTTGCAATTTTCTGATTATTTCCTAATGCACCTATTAGTTCATTGTTGTTTCCATTTGTCCCATTTAAATACATCTTCGGACAACATatgtggaaaaaaacaaacaaaaaatgcctTTAATGAGTATGTTTTTGGACTTAATAATAATGACTCATCACTGCATgtattaatgtttccctttttcatttttttttttatatttgtcttggtgcttttttatttatttcttttgaatGAACATAAAGTGCCATGACATTTTCATAGTGATTTTAGGGAGATGTATGCAAATGTTTCAAAAAACAAAGTTGTAAAGGCATTATGTATTGGAACACAGATTTCTTGGACTATATTTGGTATTAAGGAGTCTTTATTAGTTTGTCATTTATGGGACCACTTTTCCCCTTGATGCTGCAACGGCTATTTTCACTGTGGTTTGATGTTTTTTATACCAGGAAAAGTAAGGACTAATTGTCTTATTAAAGATGATGAAGCCTCTTTAAggatcaaatacttttttttttaattaatactccattatattatattatatgatattatattatatatatttatattatattatatatatatatatatatatatatatatatatatatatatatatatatatatatatatatatatatatatatattttatatatatatatatatatatatatattttaatatatatattttaatatatatattataatatatatatatatatatatagagagagagagagagagagagagagagattatattatattatatatatgtttatataatatattaataagtaGACACgttcacatttaaatatttatgaatataaacattattttacattaataaacaaaGAGCTTACAAAGAGAGACTTGTGATGGAATTTGACCGGCCACACAGACTAATTTGTAATGACCTTGAGACTATGACTGTGAAGGAGTGAGGTCTTGTATTGGTTCAGGAAGCACAGTTTATGAATCACACTATGACGAAGGCTTTGCTTATTAACATTAATCGTGTACGCTGACGTGCGACGTGGCCGTTGTGACAGCTGGCGATTGAACGAATCCTACCATGACGAAGGAttgtctcatgaatattaatgaaggTACGTGCCAGGACGTTCCAGAAAGGTTAGGGACTACGTCAGTTTGaccttatgaatattaatttaagCAGCCTTCGCCATAGTATGATTGGTCAGTTCCTCGCTGCTTCGCGGATTCTGCGCTGTCTGCTGAAGAACCGGGCGGGATTTCCGCAATACATTCAGTATGGCGAAGACCTACGATTACTTGTTTAAACTGCTTTTAATCGGGGATTCCGGCGTCGGGAAGACCTGTGTGCTGTTCAGATTCTCGGAGGATGCCTTTAACTCGACGTTTATCTCGACGATAGGTATTTACGTCTCTGTTTAAAAGGTTTTATGCTCGGATTGTTTATAAAACGTCAGGCTGTGCTAACGGCTAAGCTAATGGACTAGATTTAGTCTGTTAACTCTTCTagagtttatttgttttgtcttgtttcgTAACTTTAACAGTTTTGCTGGTGTTCTgtctttaaatgaattattttgtgCGGTGATTAGGTGTCTATTTGATTAATGTTTCTACTGGTTAGCATCTAGCTGTTCTGACAGAACGACTCCGATGCTAAAATGATAGATTTCCTTTTCTTATTTTGtaaactaaaatatgaaataactAAAATCACAAGTTGAATATCCCattaaaatttgtaaaatgtatgaCTAGCAACCTGTTAGCCAGTAGTAACCACACTATAAGTCGCATAaggcttaaaaatgtaaaaatattactttGTTACTAACATGcatgtttattttgatttaaatagttttacataAAAAGGTTACGGTGGTACAGTTATGATAATATCAGTTGGTAATGCCACTGCTCTTTAATTTATAGATACCATGTTTCTTAATGATTGCTTTAaagttttaccatatttatagAATATAACTTGAAAAAACACGGTTTTAACTCAAAACCGTGGTGTGTGACACTTTCATTGTTCTATGTGCAAAAGACatggtaatacattttttttaagttattgatgtaaacattttaattgctctGTTAAGCTTATAGCTCAGTTATAGCGTTATTATTAATCAGTaatctgtcatttttaaataatatcctGACTGTTCATGCCTATGTTTTTCTAATTTTGTAATAAGAAAGCGTTATACATGTCTGTCTTGGATGTTGCTTGgttttatgatataaatatatatatatatatatatatatatatacacacacacacacacacacacacacacactatagcaTGTCTTCATAAGTATAATATGGACATCTGTTTGCCTTTTATGTATAAAAATAGTGCGGTGTTGTTGTAAGTGGACACATTTGAAAGAGACACTGTATTTGGGCGTGTTTTTCAGCCGGTGACAGTTGTTCAGTTACGTATTTTCTCTTCCAGGTATTGATTTCAAGATCAGGACAATAGAACTAGATGGCAAGAAGATAAAGTTACAGATATGGTGAGTTTCTAGTCGTCTTTTCCTTCTAGTGTAAATCTCAGCGCTAATTCAACATTTGCAGATGGCTGGAATGGCATGGGTGTCTTTCCTTTTCTTGAGAGTTTTCTGAAGGAGCCGCTGATTGAATACTGAAACCATGACCAGTTTAAATTGCTCCTTTACATACCAGAAAAATTCCTCAGATATGtgtatcataaatgtatttaacattGTCCGCTGCTCAATATACTCCATTAGAATAAATAACGTTTGGTTATTATAGAATAGCCCTATAGGTAACTGTTATTCTGATTCAAAAGCATCATCTCGCCAAACTTTTGCTTTCAATGTGAAAAGGCCTTAAGTGGTTGACTTTTCTAGTATTGCAATATATCGTATCATGATACGTATCGTAGCGCCAGATTCTTGCAATACACAGCCCTATTCATTGATAGGTATTAATACAAGCAGTCAggtatgttttctgttttctcaaGTTAGTTGTATTACCCCTGCATATATTATTTGCTTtgggttttatttttgcatattatattttaatggtcTATTACTGAACCGATACTGAATTGACCTAATCTGCATCATGATGCATTGTAGAAACGATTAATTTTGACACCCCTAGTAAGGAGGGGTTCATCTTccactttaaatgcatttcagCATGGCCGCAGTTACAACACtgatattatttgatatttacaGGGACACGGCAGGACAGGAGCGATTCCGAACGATCACAACGGCGTATTACAGAGGTGCAATGGTAAGATGACGCCGAAGTATATAAATGACTGTGCATTGTATGATGAGCTTCAGGTTTGTCTCGTTGGTTGACCCTCATGTTGTGTTCTGTTCATTGTGACCTGgagaggattttctttttccAGAACAAAGCAGTCAATGTTCTTGCATTAGACCAAAACCGACTGGTATAATTACTTCCCAAAAACATTTGCTCCCCCCTCCCACCTCATTGCATGTGGTGTTCCTGATCAAAAAGAATTATAAATTTATCATTATGCTATGTCATTACCAAATATTGCATTCAACTtgaacacagattttttttttcgaacCGATTGATTGTATGCCTATGCTAATTGTGAGAAAACAAGTTTACAACCCAAATTTTGTGATAATGAGAGTTTTAAAGTCTTTAAAAGGCTGAACATTTTTGAATTAGATAAGCACAGGGTTAACTCAGTGATAACACTTCCTCTGCTGTTGTTTTATAATTGCTGTTTCGTGCACACTTGCGATTTATCTTGTTCTCTGATCTCAGGGTATCATGCTGGTTTATGATATTACTAATGAGAAATCATTTGACAACATCAAAAACTGGATCCGAAACATAGAGGAGGTGAGTGTTTCAGTACCAATTTATCTTCCTTAACAAAACACTTCAGATGTCAAGGGTTCTGCTGTGTGCAAGCATGTGCTTTATATACATAATCATCAGCTCttatctgcatttttttaatgtaataaaaggTTATAATCTAAATAATTACATAAGGTTACTGtagtgccaacagtgaagcatgggtTCAGTTCTCATGGAAATGtatgaactgatcaaatgtaaagcttaaatgcattgcattttgctttgtataagtgtaaaaaaaaagcattcatttaaatgtaaatattctgactttatctttaaaggggtcatatgatgcaatttcaagatttcctttctctttggcgTGTTACAAGATGATTGTTCATAGATAAGATacctgaagttgcaaagactaaagtctcaaaaccaaagagatattctttatgaaagttaagattctgccacgcccccctaaatcccctcgtttaaacacgcccccacatgtctacatcacaatgtggaaatatttggttaatgccgcccaaatgtttacacaaagaaagaaggcatggtttcagtcaccacagttagtgttgaagcagtcacgtcagggagatgtgtgtgtatctaagagaaagcaaaagcactttttgTTCTTCCGAGAGTAGATGCATTTAgcaatctttaagattacttacaacagaacagaaatgtttttaatggACGACTATTTCGTGAAGCTAGGAGAGGAGCTAactctgactttgctatgacaatctggatCTTCTGCATCCGCTACTAGAAGTAtggttattagtttaagtatttgctattgactgttcaaatgcaaagttgaagtgtgtgtgtgtgagagagagagaggccggGTCATTCACATCACAGTGGCTTcggctgtcttaaccgtccgtgtcttgtgttctgcaaacacatatgagcttcatcactgtgtatATCacgactctgttcctctttcaggcttgaactgatggtaaaactaaggacattattaactgtcttaacatttattttgaaagctgAAGCTcgcaattatggaaaggggtgttacattttcAACAAGTGCTTGCgttgttcggccaatcacaatgcactgggtcagttggccaatcagagcagactgcagttgtcagaaggagggactttgtagaaaatgacacttttgagagaggcggggcatagaggacttcaataatgtacagtatttgaaaaataatgttcagttacaccaaatacacaattattatgtttaaaaaggcatcatatgacccctttaaatataaaaaataaatattgaaattgaCATGTcaattaaataatacttttatgtgAACACTTTTTATTGTTGTCTAAACTATCAGTATCCTAAGTACTAGTCATTCAGACAAGTCCATTTTGAAGATGTGTAGTATTGCACCTCCTTACCAGTAATGGTTGCATATTCATGTTCTTGTATGTTTTCAACCCAGCATGCATCAGCCGATGTAGAAAAAATGATTTTGGGGAACAAATGTGACATTAATGAGAAGAGGCAGGTGTCTAAAGACAGAGGCGAGAAGGTGAGTAGACCATGTTTACAATGTGATGTTCTCTTACACCCTTTTTCTTTCCCAAAAACAGTTTGcttgtgtaatattatttaatgttcatTGTATAAGACTCTACAGCAGTGATGCCACCTTCCACAAGAATGTGTTTAGTTAATGATCTACCTGCATCAGAACGAATGGCTAGAACTGCTAAACAGTCTGTAATCATCCAGTGAAATCATCATACTTGTATCTTATATAATGAAACCTGTCTGTACTCGTTTAGCTGGCGTTAGAGTACGGCATCAAGTTCATGGAGACGAGTGCGAAGGCTAATATCAACGTTGAGAACGTAAGTGTAAATGGCTTTTATGATTAATCCTGGTTTCATGCTCTTATCATATCTGCAGCAGATTGAACGTTTAAAGGTCTAGTTGTGACATAATGATGTTTCTGCTCTACTCGCAGTCATTCTTAACGCTCGCCAGAGACATAAAATCAAAGATGGACACGAAATTGGTGAGACTTTCCCTTTTTGTGCTTTAGCTTTGTGTAAAAATGAATTAAGGTTTtaaattgggtaacactttactaTAAGGTTTCTGTTGTTATCAttggttaacatgaactaacagaaCAATATTACTAAATTATAATTATCGTCTCAGCGTATACTAATGCATATTTAAGATCAGTTTGTAGATTCGTTTATGCACTGTGAATAACACAAACATTTGTATTAACTGACATTAACAAAGTTTAATAATTGCTGTAAAACTGTCTGTTCTTTGTAAGTTCATTAGTTAATGCATCAGTGTTAAACCGGATGAGACAAACAATTTAAACCGTAATATGCGTGTCGCATGAGCTCTATTACATGATTAATCGATTTCTATGCATTTGTTATCTTGGAAATAAGTTGATTTTGCGTTGTCAACTTTTGGATgtcttattaaataaattaaattgtatttaatgaaAATTCTGGTAACAATTATAGCATTTTTAATGTACtactatatacatgtataaaagtTTAATGCATTACGATATTTGAAGATTCCTTGTTACATCTACAATTATTTGTTTGTCGTGTggtaaatgcattatatattttcataaattgttataaaagtttaaaaaagtaatttttttatatgcattataatataattatgcattattttctcAAGGTGCAACAATGCATAGATAAGTCTTATAACTGACTAATTAATAAGCTCATACAGTGCATTAtgaggcataattaatgcattaaaataattattaatacttccttattatagaattaattatatatataacggCTTGAAGTAA is part of the Carassius auratus strain Wakin chromosome 27, ASM336829v1, whole genome shotgun sequence genome and encodes:
- the tpm4b gene encoding tropomyosin alpha-1 chain isoform X1 yields the protein MEAIKKKMQMLKLDKEDALDRAEQAESDRKAAEDKCKQLEDELLALQKKLKGTEDELDRYSEALKDAQEKLELSEKKATDAEGDVAALNRRIQLVEEELDQAQERLATALQKLEEAEKAADESERGIKVIENRAIKDEEKMEIQEIQLKEAQHIAEEADRKYEEVARKLVILETELERAEERAGIAELKGGDLEEELKNVTNNLKSLEAQSDKYSEKEDKYEEEIKVLTDRLKEAETRAEFAERSVNKLEKTIDELEEDVAEAKQQNLEMHQVLDQTLQELNSL
- the LOC113045267 gene encoding ras-related protein Rab-8A-like, which codes for MAKTYDYLFKLLLIGDSGVGKTCVLFRFSEDAFNSTFISTIGIDFKIRTIELDGKKIKLQIWDTAGQERFRTITTAYYRGAMGIMLVYDITNEKSFDNIKNWIRNIEEHASADVEKMILGNKCDINEKRQVSKDRGEKLALEYGIKFMETSAKANINVENSFLTLARDIKSKMDTKLEGNNPQSSNHGVKITTEQQKKSSFFRCVLL
- the tpm4b gene encoding tropomyosin alpha-4 chain isoform X2, producing MSVKSLDAVKRKIQSLQQQADDAQDRAQFLETQLDNERDLRDKAEGDVAALNRRIQLVEEELDQAQERLATALQKLEEAEKAADESERGIKVIENRAIKDEEKMEIQEIQLKEAQHIAEEADRKYEEVARKLVILETELERAEERAGIAELKGGDLEEELKNVTNNLKSLEAQSDKYSEKEDKYEEEIKVLTDRLKEAETRAEFAERSVNKLEKTIDELEEDVAEAKQQNLEMHQVLDQTLQELNSL